GACGTGGTCAGCAATAGACATAACGTGACGGCTGGAAGTACCGGTACAGATGATCATGCAGTCGGTAATACTGGATTTGCCCTGAACGTCTAAGGCGATGATGTCCTGACCTTTAAGGTCATCAATTTTGTCGATAACAAAATCCTGGAGTGCTTTACC
The sequence above is drawn from the Citrobacter amalonaticus genome and encodes:
- the rsfS gene encoding ribosome silencing factor, whose protein sequence is MQGKALQDFVIDKIDDLKGQDIIALDVQGKSSITDCMIICTGTSSRHVMSIADHVVQESRAAGMLPLGVEGESVADWIVVDLGEVIVHVMQEESRRLYELEKLWS